Proteins encoded within one genomic window of Gloeobacter kilaueensis JS1:
- a CDS encoding septal ring lytic transglycosylase RlpA family protein, with protein sequence MVHSIKDLIVALICVAMLNVAAANAQTATAQDLPVTGGKLTSTQTSFQQPGSTSLSVEQSPLKLGSTSTEADQVPAHIQEMPEFKTTVVYLGTLPLLSVSGGESAPLERASIISSKVNQLQWDHTPGSDIRVRFDGKHYAIVAGKDQELLTIDQGVRISTSQALSEKATALQIANRLRRHFGNAPELGDSDQPSSSLAAQPAANFLDALGGTVVHAFQGLASWYGNTFLNRRTSSGAVLRQDSLLAAHRALPFGTLIRVTNLSNGKQVTVKVLDRGPFVSGRVLDLSPRAAQVLGMISAGVARVKVEVLR encoded by the coding sequence ATGGTCCACTCCATCAAAGACCTCATTGTTGCGCTCATTTGCGTGGCAATGCTAAACGTCGCAGCGGCGAATGCTCAGACCGCTACGGCCCAAGACCTTCCGGTGACGGGCGGCAAGCTCACAAGTACACAGACGAGCTTCCAGCAACCGGGCAGCACTTCCCTGTCAGTCGAACAGAGTCCGTTGAAGTTGGGCAGCACCAGTACCGAGGCCGATCAGGTACCTGCCCACATTCAAGAGATGCCCGAATTCAAGACTACCGTCGTCTACCTGGGTACGCTGCCGTTGCTTTCGGTGAGCGGCGGCGAGAGCGCTCCACTCGAACGGGCCAGCATCATCAGTTCCAAGGTCAACCAGTTGCAGTGGGACCACACCCCCGGCAGCGACATTCGCGTGCGCTTCGACGGCAAGCACTACGCAATCGTCGCCGGCAAGGACCAGGAACTGCTCACCATCGACCAGGGTGTGCGCATCAGCACCAGCCAGGCTCTTTCAGAAAAAGCGACGGCGCTGCAGATCGCCAATCGCCTGCGCCGCCACTTCGGCAATGCCCCGGAACTGGGTGACAGCGATCAGCCCTCCTCATCGCTCGCAGCTCAGCCTGCAGCGAACTTCCTCGACGCCCTGGGCGGCACGGTCGTCCACGCTTTTCAGGGTCTCGCTTCCTGGTACGGCAACACTTTTTTGAACCGTCGCACCTCAAGCGGCGCTGTGCTACGGCAGGACAGTCTGCTCGCCGCCCACCGGGCTCTGCCCTTCGGTACGCTCATCCGGGTCACCAACCTCAGCAACGGCAAACAGGTGACCGTCAAGGTACTCGATCGCGGTCCCTTCGTGTCGGGCCGTGTGCTCGATCTCTCGCCCCGCGCCGCTCAGGTACTGGGCATGATCAGCGCCGGTGTGGCGCGGGTCAAAGTCGAGGTGCTCCGCTAG
- a CDS encoding xanthine/uracil/vitamin C permease, producing the protein MTAVKLRPRWLVRGDIDGFFGLALDNLIQILLIVGLCQGVLGFSAGLLYGRVLPGVALSLLVGNLYYSWLAYRVAAAEGRDDVTALPYGINTVSLFAHVFLVMLPVKLAALAGGAGAERSAELAWQAGLVACLGSGLIELAGSTVADTLRRLAPRAALLSTLGGIALTFIAIGFLFRTYAAPLVGMLPLAIILLTYFGGVRFGLPGGLVSVLLGTALAWATGLVSWDSARFAAALSPVGFYLPGFWLGDLWAGRAALGAYVSVILPMGLFNLVGSLQNLESAEAAGDRFPTAPCLAVNGLGSVVAAVAGSCFPTTIYIGHPGWKALGARVGYSVLNGVIMGALCLSGTVALLAYCVPIEAGMAIVLWIGIVIAAQAFTATPPSHAPAVVVGLLPGIAGWGALIAKNALRAAGLATPDKPLSAALVAQFRLSDTYIDGAFALEQGFIFSAMILSAITVYIVERQFGKAALWALAAAALSWVGLMHSYQWTPTDTVILLRPGAAGNWAIGYLLFALALLYAQWAKSRGMVNKP; encoded by the coding sequence ATGACTGCAGTCAAACTCAGACCGCGCTGGCTGGTGCGCGGCGACATCGATGGTTTTTTTGGTCTGGCTCTCGACAACCTGATCCAGATCCTGCTCATCGTCGGCCTCTGTCAGGGTGTGCTCGGCTTCAGCGCCGGGCTGCTCTATGGCCGGGTGCTCCCTGGTGTCGCCCTCTCGCTCCTGGTGGGCAACCTCTACTACAGCTGGCTCGCCTACCGGGTTGCCGCCGCCGAGGGCCGCGACGACGTTACCGCTCTGCCTTACGGGATCAACACCGTCAGCCTCTTTGCCCACGTCTTTCTGGTCATGTTGCCGGTCAAACTCGCCGCGCTTGCCGGTGGGGCAGGAGCGGAGCGCTCGGCGGAGCTGGCCTGGCAGGCGGGTCTGGTCGCCTGCCTGGGTTCAGGGCTCATCGAACTGGCAGGTTCGACGGTGGCGGACACCCTCCGGCGGCTCGCCCCCCGAGCGGCGCTGCTTTCGACCCTGGGGGGCATCGCCCTCACCTTTATTGCCATCGGCTTTTTGTTTCGCACCTACGCCGCACCGCTGGTGGGAATGCTGCCCCTCGCGATCATCCTGCTCACTTACTTTGGCGGCGTGCGCTTTGGCCTGCCGGGCGGTCTCGTCTCGGTGCTGCTGGGTACGGCCCTCGCCTGGGCGACGGGGCTGGTGAGCTGGGACAGTGCCCGCTTCGCCGCCGCCCTCTCCCCGGTTGGTTTTTATCTGCCAGGGTTCTGGCTGGGGGATCTCTGGGCAGGGCGGGCTGCCCTCGGCGCTTACGTGAGCGTGATCTTGCCGATGGGGCTGTTTAATCTGGTGGGCAGCCTGCAAAATCTCGAAAGTGCCGAAGCGGCTGGGGATCGCTTCCCGACCGCGCCCTGCCTGGCCGTCAACGGCCTCGGATCGGTGGTCGCCGCTGTGGCCGGATCGTGCTTTCCGACGACCATCTACATCGGTCATCCCGGCTGGAAGGCGCTTGGGGCGAGGGTCGGCTACTCGGTGCTCAACGGAGTGATCATGGGTGCGCTCTGCCTGAGCGGCACGGTGGCGCTGCTCGCCTACTGCGTGCCGATCGAGGCGGGGATGGCGATCGTGCTCTGGATCGGAATTGTGATTGCCGCCCAGGCTTTTACCGCCACTCCCCCCTCCCACGCCCCGGCGGTCGTCGTCGGTCTTTTGCCGGGGATCGCCGGTTGGGGAGCTTTGATCGCCAAAAACGCCCTGCGGGCAGCAGGACTTGCCACCCCCGACAAGCCTCTGAGTGCAGCCCTCGTCGCCCAGTTTCGCCTGAGCGACACCTACATCGACGGCGCGTTTGCCCTCGAACAGGGCTTTATCTTCTCGGCAATGATCCTCTCGGCGATCACCGTCTACATCGTCGAGCGGCAGTTCGGCAAGGCGGCGCTCTGGGCGCTGGCGGCGGCGGCCCTCAGCTGGGTTGGGCTGATGCACAGCTACCAGTGGACCCCCACCGATACGGTGATCCTGCTGCGGCCCGGTGCGGCGGGGAACTGGGCAATCGGCTACTTGCTCTTTGCCCTTGCCCTGCTCTATGCCCAGTGGGCAAAATCTCGCGGTATGGTAAATAAACCCTGA
- a CDS encoding long-chain-fatty-acid--CoA ligase: MNLAHLLDSSLARFPAKVVYEGDGRSFTYAQLAGLSENLAAALACEGFAAGARVAVLLPNLPEYALAMHALWRLGAEPVLINPQLTGRELGYILHDSEAAAILLPEALLPVLAPLRAELPGLRAIVIGSGAENDLDFARLVATPGHYPIAHRHEDDIAQIMYTSGTTGNPKGALISHGNLLANARSGIERLQVTEADHLFCILPVFHAFAFTAAMVIIPLVGGTVSFEYRLSPKRLIAHLSDPRTSILVAVPSLLATILRFPPELRLSSNLRCILCGGGPLPPQLEQAFAERFGDLVRQGYGMTECSPYAALSPPERPARLGSIGTPMPQEHKLAVRDPVSGAFLAAGAVGELVVSGPHVFKGYLNQPAATADAFADGWLRTGDLGYCDEDGYFFIVDRLKDMIIVAGEKVYSREVEDVLLGFEPIREVAVVGIPDTDKGEVVRAFVSFKEGTQASEEQIVQYARARLAAVKVPKQVTIMDELPKSATGKILKRELRKMPTA; this comes from the coding sequence ATGAATCTCGCCCACCTGCTCGACAGCAGCCTGGCCCGTTTTCCCGCCAAAGTGGTCTACGAAGGCGATGGGCGCTCGTTTACCTACGCCCAGCTTGCGGGCCTGAGCGAGAATCTGGCTGCCGCACTCGCCTGTGAGGGATTTGCCGCCGGTGCGCGGGTGGCGGTGCTGCTGCCGAACCTGCCGGAGTACGCCCTCGCGATGCACGCCCTCTGGCGGCTCGGGGCAGAACCGGTGCTCATCAATCCGCAACTCACCGGGCGCGAACTGGGCTATATCCTGCACGACTCAGAGGCAGCGGCGATCCTCCTGCCCGAGGCGCTCTTGCCGGTGCTGGCACCGCTGCGGGCCGAGCTACCGGGTCTCAGGGCGATCGTGATCGGTAGCGGGGCAGAGAACGACCTCGATTTTGCCCGCCTCGTCGCCACCCCCGGCCACTACCCGATCGCCCACCGCCACGAAGATGACATCGCCCAGATCATGTATACCAGCGGCACCACCGGCAACCCCAAAGGGGCGCTCATCAGCCACGGCAACCTGCTTGCCAACGCCCGCTCCGGCATCGAGCGGCTGCAGGTGACGGAGGCGGACCATCTTTTTTGTATTCTGCCGGTGTTCCACGCCTTCGCCTTTACGGCGGCGATGGTGATTATTCCCCTGGTGGGCGGTACGGTCAGCTTCGAGTACCGCCTCAGCCCAAAGCGACTCATCGCCCACCTGAGCGACCCGCGCACGAGCATCCTGGTGGCTGTGCCCAGCCTGCTTGCCACGATCCTGCGCTTTCCACCGGAGCTACGCCTTTCGAGCAACCTGCGCTGTATCCTCTGCGGCGGCGGGCCATTGCCGCCCCAACTGGAGCAGGCGTTTGCCGAACGCTTCGGCGATCTGGTGCGCCAGGGCTACGGGATGACCGAGTGCTCTCCCTACGCAGCGCTCAGCCCACCCGAGCGGCCCGCCCGATTGGGTTCGATCGGCACGCCCATGCCCCAGGAACACAAACTGGCGGTGCGCGACCCGGTGAGCGGTGCGTTTTTGGCTGCCGGTGCAGTGGGGGAACTGGTCGTCTCCGGCCCCCACGTCTTCAAGGGCTATCTCAATCAGCCTGCGGCGACCGCCGATGCCTTCGCCGACGGCTGGCTGCGCACCGGCGATCTGGGCTACTGCGACGAGGACGGCTACTTTTTTATCGTCGATCGGCTCAAGGACATGATCATCGTCGCCGGGGAAAAGGTCTACTCCCGCGAAGTCGAGGACGTGCTTTTGGGCTTTGAGCCGATTCGGGAGGTGGCGGTGGTGGGCATTCCAGATACGGACAAGGGCGAAGTCGTGCGCGCCTTCGTGAGTTTCAAAGAAGGCACCCAGGCCAGCGAAGAGCAGATCGTACAGTACGCTCGTGCGCGCCTCGCCGCCGTCAAAGTGCCCAAGCAGGTGACGATCATGGACGAGTTACCAAAGTCAGCTACCGGTAAAATTCTCAAGCGCGAACTGCGCAAGATGCCCACTGCTTGA
- a CDS encoding phospholipid/glycerol acyltransferase, which yields MTSRPLIQAQPPLQFVPPALNPWLVALLPMALPLWLRWQTPLAAIRTEQVERLVDLYRDFQAGKVRFLLAFRHPSTYDPFAMGYLLSQAVPRVARERGVALKEPIHAFFLYDRGIPLWAGRAVGWLLPRLGGTSIQRGKLDRLGLRSARELFVNGPLPLMAAPEGGTNGHSEIVSPLEPGIAQLGFWCAEDLAAAGRSEAVFIVPVGIQYSYLQPPWQALDRLLAELERDTGLASMSGLDRYERLLRVGDRILGQVENFYSRFYQRKLEVQPDFAARLTALLEAALQVAEQFFDLPGKGSLIDRCRRIEQAGWERIFRDELGNLSPTERGLANLIAEETDLRMWHMRLVESFVAVTGSYVRSKPTADRFAETALIAQRTVRRLKGEDPLQVPSLGQQQVRVSVGEPLSVSERFAAYKSNRQGAKQAVATLTSDLQAALEGLI from the coding sequence ATGACTTCCCGACCGCTCATCCAGGCCCAGCCGCCGCTGCAATTTGTGCCACCGGCCCTCAACCCGTGGCTGGTCGCTCTCCTGCCGATGGCGCTGCCTCTGTGGCTGCGCTGGCAGACGCCGCTCGCGGCAATCCGCACCGAGCAGGTCGAGCGGCTGGTCGATCTTTATCGCGATTTTCAGGCGGGCAAGGTGCGCTTTTTGCTCGCCTTTCGCCACCCGAGCACCTACGACCCGTTTGCGATGGGCTATCTGCTTTCGCAGGCGGTGCCCAGGGTCGCCCGCGAGCGGGGCGTCGCTCTAAAAGAACCGATCCACGCCTTTTTTCTCTATGACCGGGGTATTCCCCTCTGGGCAGGCAGGGCGGTGGGCTGGCTGTTGCCCCGGCTGGGCGGCACCTCGATCCAGCGCGGCAAACTCGACCGGCTCGGTCTGCGCTCGGCCCGCGAGCTATTTGTCAATGGCCCACTGCCCCTCATGGCAGCTCCCGAAGGCGGCACCAACGGCCACAGCGAGATCGTAAGTCCCTTAGAACCGGGCATCGCCCAGTTGGGTTTCTGGTGCGCCGAGGATCTGGCGGCGGCAGGACGCAGCGAGGCGGTCTTTATCGTGCCGGTGGGCATCCAGTACAGCTACCTGCAGCCGCCCTGGCAGGCCCTCGATCGGCTGCTCGCCGAACTCGAACGCGATACGGGGCTCGCTTCGATGAGCGGCCTCGATCGCTACGAGCGGCTCCTGCGCGTCGGCGACCGCATCCTTGGCCAGGTGGAAAATTTCTACAGCCGCTTTTATCAGCGCAAGCTCGAAGTACAGCCGGATTTTGCTGCGAGGCTCACCGCCCTTCTAGAAGCCGCCCTGCAGGTGGCGGAGCAATTTTTTGATCTGCCGGGCAAAGGCAGCCTCATCGACCGCTGCCGCCGCATCGAGCAGGCAGGCTGGGAGCGGATCTTCCGCGACGAACTGGGCAATCTCAGTCCCACCGAGCGCGGCCTTGCCAACTTGATCGCAGAGGAGACCGACCTGCGGATGTGGCACATGCGCTTAGTCGAGAGCTTCGTCGCCGTCACCGGCAGCTACGTGCGCAGCAAACCGACCGCCGATCGCTTCGCTGAGACTGCCCTCATCGCCCAGCGCACCGTCCGCCGCCTCAAGGGCGAGGATCCGCTGCAGGTGCCCTCCCTCGGTCAACAACAGGTGCGGGTGAGCGTCGGGGAGCCGCTGTCGGTGAGCGAGCGCTTCGCCGCCTATAAGAGCAATCGCCAGGGGGCGAAGCAGGCTGTGGCAACACTGACTTCCGATCTGCAGGCGGCCCTCGAAGGGCTGATCTAA
- a CDS encoding DUF4129 domain-containing protein, with translation MATDGFEKTSIFWQFDRLQQRLWEGFESALTAMGGPAGDLGWLGTLIQIVFWAALIAVGLLLTRWISRRLRPVAPRPFEKTASPTASEVRSWQDRAGALARDGRWAEACRALYRAMVQLLAERRVAPALPGITAGEYRQILSERHQPAEAEALIAIHEAIVFGEQPADAESYARCAQSYRDLEGTP, from the coding sequence ATGGCCACCGACGGCTTTGAGAAAACGAGCATCTTCTGGCAGTTCGACAGGCTGCAGCAGCGGCTGTGGGAAGGCTTCGAGTCGGCTTTGACGGCGATGGGCGGACCCGCCGGGGATCTAGGTTGGCTGGGGACACTTATCCAGATCGTCTTCTGGGCAGCTCTCATCGCTGTGGGCCTTCTGCTCACCCGCTGGATCAGCCGCCGGCTGCGTCCTGTAGCGCCTCGCCCTTTTGAGAAGACTGCCTCGCCAACCGCAAGCGAGGTGCGAAGCTGGCAGGACCGGGCGGGGGCTCTGGCCCGCGACGGGCGATGGGCAGAAGCCTGCCGGGCGCTTTATCGGGCGATGGTACAACTGCTGGCGGAGCGCCGGGTCGCTCCTGCTCTGCCCGGCATCACCGCAGGCGAGTACCGGCAGATTTTATCTGAGCGCCACCAGCCTGCAGAAGCCGAGGCGCTGATCGCCATCCACGAAGCGATCGTCTTTGGCGAGCAGCCCGCCGACGCCGAGAGCTATGCCCGCTGCGCCCAGAGTTACCGCGATCTGGAAGGGACACCGTGA
- a CDS encoding CHASE2 domain-containing protein: protein MSGVRSNNRLLGALVGLGWGAFWGLIIPLTPLISLDRQSRDWLARFQVQSPVPKEVVILGIDGQIRGHRPPDFYLEPASYAALLKRLLTAAKAKVVLLTLPNSFSKLGNPDDQYDRPLHDAIARYDRQVVLEAVPFNNRQVDTFNNLLPYGDDLQLKVPLDDLIGVRQFLVDPDNIVRRTQVAVNLNRLDGGGLQSFFSADFLAVRKFLGYSPHAPGANDRIHFFGPDRTFSEYPVELLCPPDPFEGCGPLPDKTVLDRFRGKLVIVGHVDDHPEATTVETPFGSMDALDLHANIVGDLLTGQSDRTLPPPWDLLLVLGFGMVSGLCFTLKPARILVSGLLVAFALLVFVCLRSEPTLLLPVMPMLAAFVFAGNTLFYLRSRAATQARFLAQQEEINRLRRAEREAILNQTKKLLFRVATDIHDRPLQEMKLVMDKLEDLLLGLPGQSPEAQAIDEAILALQAVGRDIRIELNDLREVAAKLEITPALKDGLHAGLHAELDRLRDSGELKLAIERRIRPLIEPAADSRWLDAREDLFRFFKEALTNVIRHAQPHGAALLWVELGQSDSEAYLIVENDGPSPGTATTGGGYGTKVMNTIAGELTGGDWQRVARPEGGTRVLLRWQMPTSTQTGQATAAAKSVGSSLPVD from the coding sequence ATGAGTGGCGTGCGCTCCAACAACCGCTTGCTGGGAGCCCTGGTGGGCCTGGGTTGGGGAGCGTTCTGGGGTTTGATCATTCCGCTCACCCCCTTGATCTCGCTCGATCGCCAGAGCCGCGACTGGCTCGCGCGCTTCCAGGTCCAATCGCCGGTGCCCAAAGAGGTGGTGATTCTCGGGATCGACGGCCAGATTAGAGGCCACAGACCCCCAGATTTTTATCTGGAGCCCGCCTCCTACGCCGCCCTGCTCAAGCGACTTTTAACCGCAGCGAAGGCAAAGGTGGTGCTGCTGACGCTGCCCAACAGCTTCAGCAAACTGGGCAACCCCGACGATCAATACGACCGGCCCCTGCACGACGCCATCGCCCGCTACGACCGGCAGGTGGTGCTGGAGGCGGTTCCTTTTAACAACCGCCAGGTGGATACTTTCAACAACCTGCTGCCCTACGGCGACGACCTGCAACTGAAAGTACCCCTCGACGATCTGATCGGTGTGCGGCAATTTCTCGTCGATCCCGACAACATCGTGCGCCGCACCCAGGTAGCAGTCAACCTCAACCGCCTCGACGGCGGTGGCCTGCAGTCTTTTTTCTCCGCCGATTTTCTGGCGGTGCGCAAGTTTTTGGGTTATTCTCCCCACGCGCCCGGAGCGAACGATCGGATCCATTTTTTTGGACCGGACCGCACCTTCAGCGAGTACCCGGTCGAGCTGCTGTGCCCGCCGGACCCGTTCGAGGGCTGCGGCCCGCTGCCTGACAAAACTGTCCTCGACCGCTTTCGAGGCAAGCTCGTGATCGTCGGCCACGTCGATGATCACCCGGAGGCGACCACAGTCGAGACGCCCTTCGGTTCGATGGACGCCCTCGACCTGCACGCCAACATCGTCGGCGACCTGCTCACCGGCCAGAGCGACCGTACCCTGCCTCCGCCCTGGGATCTGCTGCTGGTTCTGGGCTTTGGGATGGTAAGCGGCTTGTGCTTTACCCTCAAGCCCGCCCGGATACTGGTGAGCGGCCTGCTCGTCGCCTTTGCCCTGCTGGTGTTTGTCTGCCTGCGCAGTGAACCGACGCTGCTGTTGCCGGTGATGCCGATGCTCGCCGCCTTCGTCTTTGCGGGCAACACGCTTTTTTATCTGCGCAGCCGGGCGGCCACCCAGGCGCGCTTTTTAGCCCAGCAAGAAGAAATCAATCGCCTGCGGCGGGCGGAGCGCGAGGCGATCCTCAACCAGACCAAAAAATTGTTGTTTCGGGTGGCCACCGACATCCACGACCGGCCCCTGCAGGAGATGAAGCTGGTCATGGACAAACTCGAAGATTTGCTGTTGGGCCTACCCGGCCAGTCGCCCGAGGCCCAGGCTATCGATGAGGCGATCCTGGCACTGCAGGCGGTCGGGCGCGACATCCGCATCGAGCTGAACGACCTGCGGGAGGTGGCAGCCAAGCTTGAGATCACCCCAGCTCTCAAAGACGGCCTGCACGCTGGTCTGCACGCTGAACTGGACCGGCTTCGCGACAGCGGTGAATTAAAGCTCGCCATCGAGCGGCGAATCCGTCCACTCATCGAACCGGCAGCGGACAGCCGCTGGCTCGATGCGCGGGAGGATCTGTTTCGTTTTTTTAAAGAAGCGCTCACCAACGTCATCCGCCACGCCCAGCCCCACGGAGCGGCACTGCTCTGGGTCGAACTGGGCCAGTCGGACAGCGAAGCCTACTTGATCGTCGAAAACGATGGCCCCAGCCCCGGTACAGCGACCACCGGCGGCGGTTACGGCACCAAGGTGATGAATACGATTGCCGGCGAACTCACTGGCGGTGACTGGCAGCGGGTCGCCCGCCCGGAAGGCGGCACAAGAGTGCTCCTGCGCTGGCAGATGCCAACCAGCACACAGACAGGGCAAGCGACTGCTGCAGCAAAGTCTGTGGGCAGTTCATTGCCCGTAGACTAG
- a CDS encoding GNAT family N-acetyltransferase, with amino-acid sequence MVQASFLGPVPEESWRLRNGLPALLRPLEPPDLPLHWELFANCSAQSVYQRFFQKFERSKVSEADMARFIHFDRSRELALTAVQLPDGAPELGVVRLVDSGSSVLEFAVLVADPWHRLGLGRKLVQKAIAVARASQAERLEGYVLCSNLPMLTLCRQLGFAIERLAGEGLYQVSLLFETGS; translated from the coding sequence ATGGTGCAGGCGAGTTTTTTGGGGCCGGTGCCCGAGGAGAGCTGGCGGTTGCGCAACGGCTTACCGGCACTTTTAAGGCCCCTCGAACCGCCCGATCTGCCGCTGCACTGGGAACTTTTTGCCAACTGCTCGGCCCAGTCGGTCTACCAGCGCTTCTTTCAAAAGTTCGAGCGCTCGAAGGTGAGCGAGGCCGACATGGCGCGCTTTATTCATTTTGATCGCAGCCGGGAACTGGCGCTGACGGCGGTGCAACTGCCGGATGGGGCACCGGAGTTGGGGGTGGTGCGGCTGGTGGATTCAGGCAGCAGCGTTCTCGAATTTGCCGTACTGGTGGCCGATCCCTGGCACCGGCTGGGGTTGGGCCGCAAACTGGTCCAGAAGGCAATCGCTGTCGCAAGGGCCAGCCAGGCTGAGCGGCTCGAAGGCTACGTGCTCTGCTCGAATCTGCCGATGCTCACCCTCTGCCGCCAGTTGGGTTTTGCGATCGAGCGGCTGGCAGGGGAAGGGCTGTATCAGGTGAGTCTATTGTTTGAGACCGGTTCTTAA